TCACCTCAATGGTCGATAACAGCGATGATGTCGACCTGCTAGAGGCACTCATCCGCAGGAATGCCGAGGGGCACAGGAAACACCTGGGTGTCATGCCGATGCATTTCCGCATCATGGGCAAAGCCGTGGTGGACGTTCTGCAGACCAAGAACGACAAGCTCATGACGCATGACGCTGTCTTGGCGTGGGAAAAGCTGTTCACTGTAAGTGCACGCCTGAAAATTACTGTTGTCCACTGTCTCGGACTTATACATCTCGCGATCTTTCTTTCGTCCCCTTAATGGTTATTTACAGCTTCCACTATATTACTGAGACGCATATAGAAGCAACGTTGGCCTCTTTGCAACTGTGCCCAatttatttaacttttttttaacagAAAAGCAGGCCTCACCAGGCCGCTTGCTTTCACGACGTCCTATTATGACGTCGTCGTTGAATAACTTGGTGCTTGAAATCAGTAAACGTTAAACACACCGCTCTGCTCTGTCAATGTACATTGCTTGATGACCGCATACGTATGTAGCAGCAACGTGCACTGAAGGgtaaataaaagcaaaaaaagcCCGTGATATTTGGAAATTACATGTTTTCATCTTTAAATCACTGGCGCAACTTCCTTGTAAAGGAGATTTGCTCTGTGGAATGTCACCCCACTAAGAAACGCTAGTATTGTGGCACTTCAGTAGCGTCAGAAATGCCAGCCTAACTGATCAGCACATACAAGCAGTTTGCGTAAGCGTGTATTAGTGGTATAAAGGGGTCGGCCCCGTCCGCGTGGCTTGTCAGAGCATGCGAATGCGCGGTAGCTCGCAGACCGTGTCTATCTAGCGACATgccaaaataaaacaaaatgtagTCGCATCAATGCTATCGAGATGACTTTAATGCGATCAGCAGTATATTTGAATCTGGGTGTGTAATTGCTTATTATATGTACTATTCAATGAGTACTACGAAAAATGGCACGTGCCCAGTCACACCTGCACAGTGACCCAATTTGTCTCGAAATATGTTATGCAACAGGGGAACACACTCACTGCACATGTCCGATCACCCAAggtggcatcaaagaggttcctTGAAGAGTACCACATACCCATTGTGACATAACCAGGGTCACATAACCAGCGACTCAAGTTGGGGCGTGGAAGAGGTGCACTTAAGAGCGCTCCCtgccagtggcccaagttgtcccGAAGTTTGGTTTTCAAGCCGGTTTCCCTCGGCATAACAGCCCGATACTCTACCCATTTCGTCATGCATTTCCCAATGTCCTATGTCAGCGTAATAGAGATTAGGAGaggacatacatacatacgcacatacatacatacatacatacatacatacatacatacatacatacacatacatacacacacacacgcacacacatatacatatatatatatatatatatatatatatatatatacatacatacgccAAACATGCTACTCAGCAAGGTTAAGGTGTAGCTTAGCTGCGGCGCACACCCCGACAGACGTTAACACAACTCGGGGTGCTACAGCACAGGCAGGTAGCTCCAACAATCAGATTGTGCATGCGCTTGCCTCTACACTGGATGATATAACAATACGTCTGGACCGTCTTGCGCAATTATCAACCCAGGTCATTGGCATGGAAGAAAGCATGGAGCTTATGAATTCAAACTTTTAATCTCTTCTCAGTCAATGCAATGAAATGACGAAGGAAAACGCAACCTTGCGCAAAAGTAACGAGAATTTGAGGCAAGAAACTGAAGAGCTATTAAGCCATGTGATGTTAGTCCAGCAGTACTCAAGGGGCAACAACATCGAAGTCAAGGGTGTACCTGTGACACGAAATGAGAATTTTGAATTACTAGTTCAGAAGCTAGCAGAGCAAATTAGTTACCCCATCCATTCTAATGACATCGATGTTTGCCATCGTGTGTCCCTTGCGCACAATACCACTGAAAAAACAGCAAGATAATTGTCCGTTTTGTTTCAAGGAAAATACGAAATGAATTTTATCAACGAGCGAAAAAAGCGCTACTTTCTACGGATGTACTGGTCTTTTCATTAGTCAGAAAACAGGCAATCTACGTGAATGAGCACCCCACCAGGGAAAACAAGAAATTATTGGCTGAGGCACTGAAACGAAAAATGGAAAAGAAGTCAATGTTTGTTTGGACATATCAAGGTCAAATCAAAGCACGGAAAGCAACTACTAGCCCTGTTCTGCGTGTTTCTTGCGAGGCTAATCTTAGTCGTATCAGCTAGATAGCAAATCACAGATGTCATCATGGCGTATGTCTCAGTGGACAATTTTCATCAAAAGACAGTTTCTGAAATCTTGCTGCTGGGTGCACACTTCAATGCGCGCAGTTTACGGAAAAACCAGGACAAAATCCGTTATTTTATTACCCTATTTAGCAAGAAGTTCTCCTTTATTGGCACACCAGAGACATGGTTGTCGGAAAAGGAAGTCGAAATTTACAATAAACCCGGTTACAAGCTCGAAGCAAAATATCGTGCAATCTACGGTTCATCTGGGATCGCCCACGGTGGTGCCGTCCCGTACATAGACGACGGCATTACGTACAGGCGACGATATGAAGTCGGATTTAAAACACCTCATTGCGAATCCATATGAATTGAGGTCATTAAAAGTCATTTGCAGCTTTCAGACTATCCTATTGTAGGCGTTATATATAGGTCGCCGTTTGCGTCTTATCACAGCTTTTGTCAAGACCATGACTTTACTTTGAATGCGTTCTTGAGTTGCAATGCTCGCCTAATAGTAGTGGTTGATGTTAATGTTGATGTAAGGGATGTTGGTTCTTCTTCTTGTTATGAGTACGTCTCTCCTTTTACTAGCTATGGCTATTCACTGCTTGTAGACAAACCAACGCGTGTAACAAAACACAGTAACACACTTATAGACCACGCGTTCTCTAACACTTCTGTCTGCAAATATGCGCAAATTTTTACGTTAGGATTACTAATCACTACCCTGTGCTTTTTGTAATGTCAAAGTGCCTCAAATTAAGCAAGAAGTATTTTACCCTGACAATATTTAACGCTGACGTATTTGTAAACAATGTACGCGCAATTGATTGGTCATGTGTATACCCTTCTAAGTGTTCTAACAAAAGCTACAATGTATTTCTAGACATTATACTGAGGCAATGGCCACCGCCTCCGCCACTCACTGCGTGCGCAATAGACATGCAATCCTGCGAGATCCTTGGGTAACGGGCGCGCTCTTGCGTTGAATTAAACCAAAATATAACATGTATAGAAAATTTAAAGGGCAACCGTATAACACTTCATTGAAAGAAAAATACTCTAGGTATTCGCATACTCTTATTACAACCC
This genomic stretch from Dermacentor silvarum isolate Dsil-2018 chromosome 2, BIME_Dsil_1.4, whole genome shotgun sequence harbors:
- the LOC119440296 gene encoding globin D, coelomic, whose translation is MGHAFTKETINPHTGMTPTDIRLIKQTWRNLCDHNRNYGVLILQAFFHKQPDTMHLFRNFRGKPVQSLPEDMLFRAHACAFGYQLTSMVDNSDDVDLLEALIRRNAEGHRKHLGVMPMHFRIMGKAVVDVLQTKNDKLMTHDAVLAWEKLFTGNTLTAHVRSPKVASKRFLEEYHIPIVT